The Euzebyales bacterium genome includes the window CCTGCTGGCGCTGCTCGACGACCCCGAGTCCCCCAGGCTCACCGGTGCGCTCAACGTCCACCGCGGCGAGATCATCCACCCGGCCGTGGCGGAGGCGCTCGCATGAGGCCCCGGCGCGGCACCGTCCTGACCTCAGACAGCGTCAGCGACAGGTCACATCCATGACCTCAGACAGCGTCAGCGACAGGTCGCATCAATGACGGCGACTCCGGCGTTCCTGCATCCCTTCGCGCGGCCCGCGGCCGGCGTCGACGAGTTCCTCACGATCACGCGCGGCGAGGGCGCCACGCTGTGGGACGACCATGGCAACGACTACGTCGACGCCATGGCGGGGCTGTGGTACTGCAACGTGGGCTACGGACGGGACGAGATCGCCGAGGCGGTCGCCGGTCGGCTGCGGGACCTGGGCGCGTACCACGCGTTCGAGCGCTTCACGCCGCCGGTCGCCGACGCGCTGGCCGACCGCATCAGCGGGCTGGCGCCCGAGCCGGGCTCGCGGGTGTTCTTCACCAGCAGCGGTTCGGAGGCGGTGGACTCGGCCATGAAGATCGCGCGGCTGACCCACGCCCTGGCTGGCGAGCCGCGACGCACGGTGATCGTAAGTCGCCGGCCGAGCTACCACGGTGTCACCTACGGTGGGGTCACGGCGACGGGGCTCCCGGCCAACCAGGAGGGGTTCGGGCCGTTGCTGCCCGACGTCGTCCAGGTCGACAAGGACGACCTCGACGCGCTTCGGGCCCTGTTCGTGGCCCAGGGCGATCGCGTCGCCGCCGTCATCGCCGAACCCGTGATCGGTGCCCCCGGCGTCTACCCGCCCGCATCGGGCTACCTCGAGAGCATCCGCG containing:
- a CDS encoding aminotransferase class III-fold pyridoxal phosphate-dependent enzyme is translated as MTATPAFLHPFARPAAGVDEFLTITRGEGATLWDDHGNDYVDAMAGLWYCNVGYGRDEIAEAVAGRLRDLGAYHAFERFTPPVADALADRISGLAPEPGSRVFFTSSGSEAVDSAMKIARLTHALAGEPRRTVIVSRRPSYHGVTYGGVTATGLPANQEGFGPLLPDVVQVDKDDLDALRALFVAQGDRVAAVIAEPVIGAPGVYPPASGYLESIRGLCDEHGALLICDEVICGFGRLGTWWGSQHYGVRPDMTTFAKAVTSGYQPLGGVVIAPSVADVLAKDPQTVLRHGHTYSGHPAACAAAMAALTITEREDLLSRAVMVGERLGAGLRGLLDAGLVAEVRGAGAVFGVGLHPHTAAFDVREALLAEGVIVRPIGTSTLALCPPLVITDAQIDDCVAALVRVLDALGGAAGPS